The Sulfuricystis thermophila genome segment GAGGGCATCGACGCGGCCCACAAGCTGACGATCATGGCGGCGATCGCCTTCGGCATCCCGATGCAGTTCGACAAAGCCTATGTCGAAGGCATCAGCAAGCTGCAGGCGGAAGACATCCGCTATGCCGAGCAGCTCGGCTATCGCATCAAGCTGTTGGGCATCACCAAACGCCGCAAGCTCGATGGCCGGACCGCCATCGAACTGCGTGTGCACCCGACGCTGATCCCGGCCAAACGGCTGCTCGCCAACGTCGAGGGCGCGATGAACGCGGTGCTGGTGCAGGGCGACGCGGTCGGCGCGACGCTCTATTACGGCAAGGGCGCCGGCGCCGAGCCGACCGCTTCGGCGGTGATCGCCGATCTCGTCGATGTCACGCGCATGGCGACGGCCGATCCGGAAAACCGCGTGCCGCATCTCGCCTTCCAGCCCGATGCGGTGGCCGATCTGCCGATCCTGCCGATGGCCGAGGTGGAAAGCGGCTATTACCTGCGCATGCGCGTGGAGGACAAGCCGGGCGTGCTCGCCGACATCACGCGCATCCTCGCCGATGAGCAGATCTCGATCGATGCGATGGTGCAGCGCGAGCCCGCCGAGGGCGAGCAGCAGACCGACATCATCATCCTGACGCACGTCGTGCGCGAAAAGCAAGTCGACGCCGCGATCGCGAAGATCGAGGCACTGCCGGTGGTGAGCGGCAAGATCGTGCGCCTGCGGCTCGAAGAGCTGAGCTGAAACGCCACACGATGCTGGTCTGGCTGGGCGTCTGTGCCATCGTGGCCTTTCTGGCCGCATTGGCTGCGACGCTGGGTGCCGTGTCAGCAGCGCCGACTTTCCACATCGCTTTCGCAGTGGGCGCCTTGCCGCTGATCTTCGGCGCGATCGGCCACTTCGTGCCGGTGCTGACAAGAAGCCGCGCTCCCGCGCCGGTGATCCATTACCTGCCGCTCGTCGTACAGGCGGCGGGGATCCTCGTCCCGCCGGCACTGGCGGGATGGTTGCCGTACTGGACGCTGCATCTTTCCGCGACGGTCGATGCGGCTGCCGCGCTGCTGCTGTTATTCTGGATTTCCCGCCGGCTGCGGGCAGCGCTCGGCGCGCCGCATCCGGGTGCGCATTGGTATGGCGCGGCGCTGCTGTGCCTCTTCTTCGCCGTCAGTCTGGTGCCGGTCTGGCTGGCGGTGCCGGAGTTGCGCGCGGCGCTGCGCCTTTTCCACCTGCATCTCAATACGCTCGGTTTCATCGGTCTGGCGGCGCTCGGCACGCTGCCGGTGTTGTTGCCGACCGCGCTGCGGCAGCCTGAGCCGACGGCGGCCACGCGCTTGCGTATCGACCTCTTGCCGGCGCTCGTCGGGGTCGTGCTGGTCGCGGCCGGAGCGGCGACGGGCTTCTGGCTGGCCGTGCCTGGCGCCCTGCTGCTTTTCTGGGTGGTTGGGCGAGATCTTCGGGCCTGGTGGCGTGCCTACGGGCGCAAACTCGGCGCTGGCGAGACGGCACCTCTGCTGATCGCAAGCGTGGGATTCCTGTTACTCCTCGT includes the following:
- a CDS encoding homoserine dehydrogenase is translated as MKPIQVGLLGIGTVGGGTFTVLARNEAEITRRAGRPIRIVQVADKNLELARRVTGGKVALTDDAFAVVTNPEIDIVVELIGGYGIAKELVLKAIENGKHVVTANKALLAVHGNEIFAAAQRKGVMIGFEAAVAGGIPIIKALREGLTANRIEWIAGIINGTTNFILSEMRNKGLPFDVVLKEAQRLGYAEADPTFDIEGIDAAHKLTIMAAIAFGIPMQFDKAYVEGISKLQAEDIRYAEQLGYRIKLLGITKRRKLDGRTAIELRVHPTLIPAKRLLANVEGAMNAVLVQGDAVGATLYYGKGAGAEPTASAVIADLVDVTRMATADPENRVPHLAFQPDAVADLPILPMAEVESGYYLRMRVEDKPGVLADITRILADEQISIDAMVQREPAEGEQQTDIIILTHVVREKQVDAAIAKIEALPVVSGKIVRLRLEELS